One region of Esox lucius isolate fEsoLuc1 chromosome 17, fEsoLuc1.pri, whole genome shotgun sequence genomic DNA includes:
- the LOC105031220 gene encoding immunoglobulin-like and fibronectin type III domain-containing protein 1 isoform X7, with product MPKKWKVLRVLRRSLMSKKVEGAEGKAEIPDAKKVEGGEGAAEIPHPKKVKKFRSKVPGVMITQYVEEIPEGKSHPDFTRKPIALTIQEGKFGVFKAIVIGEPTPKVTWNRANGNINDPERYQFKFDEVSGEHTLEIPKVCPEDADTYKCFATNEIGKAVCPIQLNVIEVGFKKTKEIAKSKEELKANKRVSYRKLLKKCGQKREEKPLEPDEKIWEILMSADKKDYERICAEYGITNFRGMLTRLAEMKKEREEEQAQFIEHISSLKHIEVAADESATFEIDMDLKDPSSRIFLYKDGVMVPYTKEAELEIKHGLKQVGKKYIFSIKNLDPADAGLYSVDVEGVNVFSTDFKIPTVNFAVKIQEVKAEERQDALFQCVLTAPMNHIHWIGKNIPIKNDDKFEITVSEDKLIHKLLVKDCQPLDAGIYAAVAGLSSCNAWLVVEADQNPANKGKKIPRKTTVAGGGDIDLEKIAKEQQEKYNKDMEAKLAEAQIQYAERQAAKAKAKAEKKAAKLKAKKEAMGKALGDASGKSLGDASGKAFGDASGKSLGDASGKSLGDASGKALGDASGKALGDASGKALGDASGKALGDASGKALGDASGKALGYASGKALGYASGKALGDASGKALGDGLGKTSGEASGKGSGEASGKVLGQADWKGSGEASGGASAGDGAAAGAEGYADAGEDEDIELSTDESDDDEDDEEDDDKEAAKTKRVRSGPLVPDTVKDPGVHFASGLSDVTAVVGGSAEIVCKLSKEDCDGVWYKDGEQIKPDDVLTTSKDGCFQSLKISKVSEKYAGTYKFEADGRKTEAVIVVEDPPRFDPKALKEFMVPVVVKKGQKASFKVPFVGRDPIKIQWYLEGNELSEDTNVKIEHTEGNSRLLLNKLHRKDSGEIKIKLKNEFGTTEAFATLVVTDKPTPPMGPLEIIEASPNVIEIKWRPPKDDGGCKITNFILERQQIGRNTWKKLGQIGPEAHYKDTDVDHGRRYCYRIRAESEMGISELMETEDVQAGTKAYPGPPSAPKVVSAFKDSITLTWIPPSNTGGTSILGYNMEKRKKGSNLWIPVNPAENIIQEKQFCVKDVIEGTEYEFRVAAVNNSGAGEYGAPSEFVFARDPQKPPGKVLDLKVDDSTYTTLSLSWTKPKEEEGVQDEAKGYFVEIRPAENPEWERCNTNPMSMTSYTVKGMKSMAMYWVRVIAVNDGGEGKPKELDNYILAMPPPVRPRFTDQKIKSFMVVQAGNSARFNINFEASPWPDVIWLKDGIPVSKRVTISNAEGASQLLIPSAERSDTGIYTVIVKNIVGQETFSIEIRVTDEPKPPGPVELDENVPGTVTVSWTPSPDEKRDDRLHYMVSKRDSIKRSWHTVADRIFNNKFTACNIMPGREYQFRVYAKNDMGSSSPSESPKWEITGKREKFVVKMPEPKTCNLERPPKFLVPLKMHNAPQGYECYMTCAVRGEPTPHVTWYRDNISLNTNTNYLISNTCGVCSMLILTVGTKDTGEYTVVAENALGRAECSTKLIVKD from the exons TCAAGAAATTCAGATCCAAAGTCCCTGGGGTTATGATCACACAGTATGTGGAAGAAATACCAGAAGGAAAGAGCCACCCAGACTTCACCCGCAAACCCATAGCTTTGACTATTCAGGAGG GCAAGTTTGGGGTGTTCAAAGCGATTGTGATTGGTGAACCTACACCaaaagtgacatggaacagaGCAAATGGAAACATAAATGATCCAGAGAGGTACCAGTTCAAGTTTGACGAGGTGTCTGGTGAACACACCCTTGAG ATCCCCAAAGTATGTCCAGAGGATGCTGACACCTACAAATGCTTTGCAACGAATGAGATTGGAAAGGCCGTTTGCCCAATCCAACTAAATGTCATTGAAG TTGGATTCAAAAAAACGAAGGAAATTGCAAAGTCAAAAGAAGAACTTAAGGCAAACAAACGTGTGTCCTATAGAAAACTGTTGAAGAAATG TGGACAAAAACGTGAGGAAAAGCCTCTCGAACCCGATGAGAAAATTTGGGAGATCCTGATGAGTGCCGACAAGAAAGATTATGAGCGGATCTGTGCTGAGTACGGCATCACTAATTTTCGTGGTATGCTGACCAGACTAGCTGAAAtgaagaaggaaagagaggaggaacaggcCCAG TTTATTGAACATATCAGTTCACTCAAACACATTGAGGTTGCTGCTGATGAATCTGCAACGTTTGAAATTGACATGGATCTAAAGGATCCCAGCAGTAGGATTTTCCTCTACAAG GATGGTGTTATGGTTCCTTACACCAAAGAAGCAGAATTAGAAATTAAGCACGGTCTAAAACAagttggaaaaaaatatattttctcaataAAAAATCTAGACCCGGCAGATGCTGGTCTCTACTCAGTGGATGTAGAGGGAGTTAACGTCTTCTCTACTGATTTCAAAA TTCCAACTGTCAATTTTGCCGTCAAAATTCAGGAGGTGAAGGCAGAAGAAAGACAGGATGCCCTCTTTCAATGTGTCCTAACAGCTCCTATGAATCACATTCATTGGATTGGCAAGAATATCCCAATCAAAAATGATGACAAATTTGAAATAACAGTGTCTGAAGACAAGCTCATCCACAAATTGTTAGTGAAGGATTGTCAGCCTTTGGATGCTGGTATCTATGCAGCTGTGGCAGGTTTGAGTTCCTGTAATGCCTGGCTTGTGGTTGAAG CTGACCAGAACCCTGCAAATAAAGGCAAGAAGATACCACGCAAGACAACTGTGGCTGGAGGTGGTGATATTGATCTGGAGAAGATAGCCAAGGAGCAGcaagaaaaatacaacaaagacaTGGAAGCTAAGCTAGCAGAAGCACAGATACAGTATGCTGAGAGACAGGCTGCCAAGGCTAAGGCTAAGGCAGAAAAAAAAGCTGCTAAGTTAAAGGCAAAGAAGGAAGCAATGGGGAAAGCCCTAGGAGACGCCTCAGGAAAATCCTTAGGTGACGCCTCAGGAAAAGCCTTCGGTGACGCCTCAGGAAAATCCTTAGGTGACGCCTCAGGAAAATCCTTAGGTGACGCCTCAGGAAAAGCCTTAGGTGACGCCTCAGGAAAAGCCTTAGGTGACGCCTCAGGAAAAGCCTTAGGTGACGCCTCAGGAAAAGCCTTAGGTGACGCCTCAGGAAAAGCCTTAGGTGACGCCTCAGGAAAAGCCTTAGGTTACGCCTCAGGAAAAGCCTTAGGTTACGCCTCAGGAAAAGCCTTAGGTGACGCCTCAGGAAAAGCCTTAGGTGACGGATTGGGGAAAACGTCTGGGGAAGCCTCTGGTAAAGGTTCAGGTGAAGCTTCTGGGAAAGTTTTAGGACAAGCCGATTGGAAAGGTTCAGGAGAAGCCTCTGGGGGTGCCTCTGCAGGTGATGGGGCAGCAGCTGGGGCAGAGGGATATGCTGATGCTGGAGAAGATGAAGATATAGAATTAAGCACAGATGAgtctgatgatgatgaagacgaTGAAGAAGATGATGACAAAGAGGCTGCAAAAACAAAGCGTGTGAGAAGTGGCCCACTTGTTCCAGATACTGTTAAAG ACCCTGGCGTTCACTTCGCCTCTGGGCTTTCTGATGTCACTGCCGTTGTTGGAGGATCAGCGGAAATAGTCTGTAAACTGAGCAAAGAAGATTGTGATGGAGTGTGGTACAAAGATGGCGAGCAG ATTAAACCCGATGATGTTCTTACCACATCTAAAGATGGATGCTTCCAATCCCTGAAAATCAGCAAAGTCTCTGAGAAATATGCAGGAACATACAAATTTGAGGCAGATGGGCGTAAAACAGAGGCCGTGATTGTTGTTGAAG ATCCACCTAGGTTTGACCCAAAGGCACTGAAAGAGTTCATGGTAcctgttgttgtaaaaaaagGTCAAAAAGCCAGTTTCAAAGTACCATTTGTTGGTCGGGATCCAATTAAGATCCAATGGTACCTTGAGGGCAATGAGCTCTCAGAAGACACAAACGTCAAGATTGAGCATACAGAGGGTAACAGTCGCCTGCTTCTTAACAAGTTACATCGTAAAGACAGCGGGGAAATcaagataaaactgaaaaaTGAGTTTGGAACCACTGAGGCCTTTGCAACACTTGTTGTAACTG ACAAGCCAACTCCTCCCATGGGACCTTTGGAGATTATTGAAGCCTCTCCAAATGTCATTGAGATCAAGTGGAGGCCCCCGAAAGATGATGGTGGCTGTAAGATAACAAACTTCATCTTGGAACGTCAACAGATAGGCCGTAACACCTGGAAAAAACTGGGTCAGATCGGTCCAGAGGCCCACTATAAGGACACTGACGTGGACCATGGCAGGAGGTACTGTTACAGAATCAGGGCAGAATCTGAGATGGGCATCAGTGAGCTGATGGAGACAGAGGATGTCCAGGCAGGCACAAAAG CATACCCTGGACCTCCTTCTGCACCAAAAGTGGTCAGTGCTTTTAAGGACAGCATAACATTGACATGGATTCCCCCTTCCAACACTGGAGGAACCAGTATTCTGGGATACAACATGGAGAAACGCAAGAAAGGAAGCAATCTTTGGATCCCTGTCAATCCTGCCGAAAATATTATACAAG AAAAACAGTTTTGTGTAAAAGATGTGATAGAGGGCACCGAATATGAGTTCCGTGTGGCAGCTGTAAACAACTCTGGAGCTGGTGAATATGGTGCTCCATCTGAGTTTGTGTTTGCTAGGGATCCACAAA aGCCCCCTGGTAAAGTTCTTGATCTGAAGGTGGATGACTCCACCTACACTACCTTGTCCCTGAGTTGGACCAAACCAAAAGAGGAAGAAGGGGTCCAGGATGAAGCCAAGGGCTACTTTGTGGAAATCAGACCAGCAGAAAACCCAGAGTGGGAACGCTGTAACACTAATCCCATGTCCATGACCTCCTACACGGTTAAAGGCATGAAGTCAATGGCCATGTACTGGGTGAGAGTGATTGCTGTCAATGATGGAGGAGAAGGGAAGCCCAAAGAGTTGGACAACTACATCCTGGCTATGCCTCCTCCTg TCAGGCCAAGATTCACTGATCAAAAAATCAAGAGTTTCATGGTAGTACAAGCAGGGAATTCTGCAAGATTCAATATTAACTTTGAG GCCTCACCTTGGCCAGATGTCATTTGGCTGAAGGATGGCATACCTGTGTCCAAACGGGTTACCATCAGCAACGCTGAAGGGGCATCCCAACTTTTGATTCCTTCTGCAGAACGCTCAGATACAGGAATCTACACTGTTATTGTCAAGAATATTGTAGGCCAAGAGACATTTAGCATTGAAATAAGAGTCACGG ATGAGCCCAAGCCTCCCGGTCCTGTGGAGTTAGATGAGAATGTCCCAGGTACAGTGACTGTCTCCTGGACACCATCTCCTGATGAGAAGAGGGATGACAGGCTGCACTACATGGTGTCTAAACGTGACTCAATCAAGAGATCATGGCACACAGTGGCAGACCGCATATTTAACAACAAATTCACCGCATGTAACATCATGCCTGGCAGAGAGTATCAGTTCCGTGTCTATGCCAAGAATGACATGGGTTCTTCTTCACCCTCGGAATCACCAAAATGGGAAATCACTGGCAAACGAG aaAAGTTTGTGGTGAAGATGCCAGAGCCCAAGACCTGCAACCTAGAGCGTCCTCCAAAATTCCTTGTACCATTGAAAATGCACAATGCTCCACAAGGTTATGAGTGCTATATGACCTGTGCTGTGAGAGGGGAACCAACACCCCATGTCACTTGGTACCGTGATAATATCAGCCTTAACACCAACACCAACTACCTAATCTCTAACACCTGTGGTGTTTGCTCTATGCTTATACTgacggttggaaccaaagacaCTGG
- the LOC105031220 gene encoding immunoglobulin-like and fibronectin type III domain-containing protein 1 isoform X9, translating into MPKKWKVLRVLRRSLMSKKVEGAEGKAEIPDAKKVKKFRSKVPGVMITQYVEEIPEGKSHPDFTRKPIALTIQEGKFGVFKAIVIGEPTPKVTWNRANGNINDPERYQFKFDEVSGEHTLEIPKVCPEDADTYKCFATNEIGKAVCPIQLNVIEVGFKKTKEIAKSKEELKANKRVSYRKLLKKCGQKREEKPLEPDEKIWEILMSADKKDYERICAEYGITNFRGMLTRLAEMKKEREEEQAQFIEHISSLKHIEVAADESATFEIDMDLKDPSSRIFLYKDGVMVPYTKEAELEIKHGLKQVGKKYIFSIKNLDPADAGLYSVDVEGVNVFSTDFKIPTVNFAVKIQEVKAEERQDALFQCVLTAPMNHIHWIGKNIPIKNDDKFEITVSEDKLIHKLLVKDCQPLDAGIYAAVAGLSSCNAWLVVEADQNPANKGKKIPRKTTVAGGGDIDLEKIAKEQQEKYNKDMEAKLAEAQIQYAERQAAKAKAKAEKKAAKLKAKKEAMGKALGDASGKSLGDASGKAFGDASGKSLGDASGKSLGDASGKALGDASGKALGDASGKALGDASGKALGDASGKALGDASGKALGYASGKALGYASGKALGDASGKALGDGLGKTSGEASGKGSGEASGKVLGQADWKGSGEASGGASAGDGAAAGAEGYADAGEDEDIELSTDESDDDEDDEEDDDKEAAKTKRVRSGPLVPDTVKDPGVHFASGLSDVTAVVGGSAEIVCKLSKEDCDGVWYKDGEQIKPDDVLTTSKDGCFQSLKISKVSEKYAGTYKFEADGRKTEAVIVVEDPPRFDPKALKEFMVPVVVKKGQKASFKVPFVGRDPIKIQWYLEGNELSEDTNVKIEHTEGNSRLLLNKLHRKDSGEIKIKLKNEFGTTEAFATLVVTDKPTPPMGPLEIIEASPNVIEIKWRPPKDDGGCKITNFILERQQIGRNTWKKLGQIGPEAHYKDTDVDHGRRYCYRIRAESEMGISELMETEDVQAGTKAYPGPPSAPKVVSAFKDSITLTWIPPSNTGGTSILGYNMEKRKKGSNLWIPVNPAENIIQEKQFCVKDVIEGTEYEFRVAAVNNSGAGEYGAPSEFVFARDPQKPPGKVLDLKVDDSTYTTLSLSWTKPKEEEGVQDEAKGYFVEIRPAENPEWERCNTNPMSMTSYTVKGMKSMAMYWVRVIAVNDGGEGKPKELDNYILAMPPPVRPRFTDQKIKSFMVVQAGNSARFNINFEASPWPDVIWLKDGIPVSKRVTISNAEGASQLLIPSAERSDTGIYTVIVKNIVGQETFSIEIRVTDEPKPPGPVELDENVPGTVTVSWTPSPDEKRDDRLHYMVSKRDSIKRSWHTVADRIFNNKFTACNIMPGREYQFRVYAKNDMGSSSPSESPKWEITGKREKFVVKMPEPKTCNLERPPKFLVPLKMHNAPQGYECYMTCAVRGEPTPHVTWYRDNISLNTNTNYLISNTCGVCSMLILTVGTKDTGEYTVVAENALGRAECSTKLIVKD; encoded by the exons TCAAGAAATTCAGATCCAAAGTCCCTGGGGTTATGATCACACAGTATGTGGAAGAAATACCAGAAGGAAAGAGCCACCCAGACTTCACCCGCAAACCCATAGCTTTGACTATTCAGGAGG GCAAGTTTGGGGTGTTCAAAGCGATTGTGATTGGTGAACCTACACCaaaagtgacatggaacagaGCAAATGGAAACATAAATGATCCAGAGAGGTACCAGTTCAAGTTTGACGAGGTGTCTGGTGAACACACCCTTGAG ATCCCCAAAGTATGTCCAGAGGATGCTGACACCTACAAATGCTTTGCAACGAATGAGATTGGAAAGGCCGTTTGCCCAATCCAACTAAATGTCATTGAAG TTGGATTCAAAAAAACGAAGGAAATTGCAAAGTCAAAAGAAGAACTTAAGGCAAACAAACGTGTGTCCTATAGAAAACTGTTGAAGAAATG TGGACAAAAACGTGAGGAAAAGCCTCTCGAACCCGATGAGAAAATTTGGGAGATCCTGATGAGTGCCGACAAGAAAGATTATGAGCGGATCTGTGCTGAGTACGGCATCACTAATTTTCGTGGTATGCTGACCAGACTAGCTGAAAtgaagaaggaaagagaggaggaacaggcCCAG TTTATTGAACATATCAGTTCACTCAAACACATTGAGGTTGCTGCTGATGAATCTGCAACGTTTGAAATTGACATGGATCTAAAGGATCCCAGCAGTAGGATTTTCCTCTACAAG GATGGTGTTATGGTTCCTTACACCAAAGAAGCAGAATTAGAAATTAAGCACGGTCTAAAACAagttggaaaaaaatatattttctcaataAAAAATCTAGACCCGGCAGATGCTGGTCTCTACTCAGTGGATGTAGAGGGAGTTAACGTCTTCTCTACTGATTTCAAAA TTCCAACTGTCAATTTTGCCGTCAAAATTCAGGAGGTGAAGGCAGAAGAAAGACAGGATGCCCTCTTTCAATGTGTCCTAACAGCTCCTATGAATCACATTCATTGGATTGGCAAGAATATCCCAATCAAAAATGATGACAAATTTGAAATAACAGTGTCTGAAGACAAGCTCATCCACAAATTGTTAGTGAAGGATTGTCAGCCTTTGGATGCTGGTATCTATGCAGCTGTGGCAGGTTTGAGTTCCTGTAATGCCTGGCTTGTGGTTGAAG CTGACCAGAACCCTGCAAATAAAGGCAAGAAGATACCACGCAAGACAACTGTGGCTGGAGGTGGTGATATTGATCTGGAGAAGATAGCCAAGGAGCAGcaagaaaaatacaacaaagacaTGGAAGCTAAGCTAGCAGAAGCACAGATACAGTATGCTGAGAGACAGGCTGCCAAGGCTAAGGCTAAGGCAGAAAAAAAAGCTGCTAAGTTAAAGGCAAAGAAGGAAGCAATGGGGAAAGCCCTAGGAGACGCCTCAGGAAAATCCTTAGGTGACGCCTCAGGAAAAGCCTTCGGTGACGCCTCAGGAAAATCCTTAGGTGACGCCTCAGGAAAATCCTTAGGTGACGCCTCAGGAAAAGCCTTAGGTGACGCCTCAGGAAAAGCCTTAGGTGACGCCTCAGGAAAAGCCTTAGGTGACGCCTCAGGAAAAGCCTTAGGTGACGCCTCAGGAAAAGCCTTAGGTGACGCCTCAGGAAAAGCCTTAGGTTACGCCTCAGGAAAAGCCTTAGGTTACGCCTCAGGAAAAGCCTTAGGTGACGCCTCAGGAAAAGCCTTAGGTGACGGATTGGGGAAAACGTCTGGGGAAGCCTCTGGTAAAGGTTCAGGTGAAGCTTCTGGGAAAGTTTTAGGACAAGCCGATTGGAAAGGTTCAGGAGAAGCCTCTGGGGGTGCCTCTGCAGGTGATGGGGCAGCAGCTGGGGCAGAGGGATATGCTGATGCTGGAGAAGATGAAGATATAGAATTAAGCACAGATGAgtctgatgatgatgaagacgaTGAAGAAGATGATGACAAAGAGGCTGCAAAAACAAAGCGTGTGAGAAGTGGCCCACTTGTTCCAGATACTGTTAAAG ACCCTGGCGTTCACTTCGCCTCTGGGCTTTCTGATGTCACTGCCGTTGTTGGAGGATCAGCGGAAATAGTCTGTAAACTGAGCAAAGAAGATTGTGATGGAGTGTGGTACAAAGATGGCGAGCAG ATTAAACCCGATGATGTTCTTACCACATCTAAAGATGGATGCTTCCAATCCCTGAAAATCAGCAAAGTCTCTGAGAAATATGCAGGAACATACAAATTTGAGGCAGATGGGCGTAAAACAGAGGCCGTGATTGTTGTTGAAG ATCCACCTAGGTTTGACCCAAAGGCACTGAAAGAGTTCATGGTAcctgttgttgtaaaaaaagGTCAAAAAGCCAGTTTCAAAGTACCATTTGTTGGTCGGGATCCAATTAAGATCCAATGGTACCTTGAGGGCAATGAGCTCTCAGAAGACACAAACGTCAAGATTGAGCATACAGAGGGTAACAGTCGCCTGCTTCTTAACAAGTTACATCGTAAAGACAGCGGGGAAATcaagataaaactgaaaaaTGAGTTTGGAACCACTGAGGCCTTTGCAACACTTGTTGTAACTG ACAAGCCAACTCCTCCCATGGGACCTTTGGAGATTATTGAAGCCTCTCCAAATGTCATTGAGATCAAGTGGAGGCCCCCGAAAGATGATGGTGGCTGTAAGATAACAAACTTCATCTTGGAACGTCAACAGATAGGCCGTAACACCTGGAAAAAACTGGGTCAGATCGGTCCAGAGGCCCACTATAAGGACACTGACGTGGACCATGGCAGGAGGTACTGTTACAGAATCAGGGCAGAATCTGAGATGGGCATCAGTGAGCTGATGGAGACAGAGGATGTCCAGGCAGGCACAAAAG CATACCCTGGACCTCCTTCTGCACCAAAAGTGGTCAGTGCTTTTAAGGACAGCATAACATTGACATGGATTCCCCCTTCCAACACTGGAGGAACCAGTATTCTGGGATACAACATGGAGAAACGCAAGAAAGGAAGCAATCTTTGGATCCCTGTCAATCCTGCCGAAAATATTATACAAG AAAAACAGTTTTGTGTAAAAGATGTGATAGAGGGCACCGAATATGAGTTCCGTGTGGCAGCTGTAAACAACTCTGGAGCTGGTGAATATGGTGCTCCATCTGAGTTTGTGTTTGCTAGGGATCCACAAA aGCCCCCTGGTAAAGTTCTTGATCTGAAGGTGGATGACTCCACCTACACTACCTTGTCCCTGAGTTGGACCAAACCAAAAGAGGAAGAAGGGGTCCAGGATGAAGCCAAGGGCTACTTTGTGGAAATCAGACCAGCAGAAAACCCAGAGTGGGAACGCTGTAACACTAATCCCATGTCCATGACCTCCTACACGGTTAAAGGCATGAAGTCAATGGCCATGTACTGGGTGAGAGTGATTGCTGTCAATGATGGAGGAGAAGGGAAGCCCAAAGAGTTGGACAACTACATCCTGGCTATGCCTCCTCCTg TCAGGCCAAGATTCACTGATCAAAAAATCAAGAGTTTCATGGTAGTACAAGCAGGGAATTCTGCAAGATTCAATATTAACTTTGAG GCCTCACCTTGGCCAGATGTCATTTGGCTGAAGGATGGCATACCTGTGTCCAAACGGGTTACCATCAGCAACGCTGAAGGGGCATCCCAACTTTTGATTCCTTCTGCAGAACGCTCAGATACAGGAATCTACACTGTTATTGTCAAGAATATTGTAGGCCAAGAGACATTTAGCATTGAAATAAGAGTCACGG ATGAGCCCAAGCCTCCCGGTCCTGTGGAGTTAGATGAGAATGTCCCAGGTACAGTGACTGTCTCCTGGACACCATCTCCTGATGAGAAGAGGGATGACAGGCTGCACTACATGGTGTCTAAACGTGACTCAATCAAGAGATCATGGCACACAGTGGCAGACCGCATATTTAACAACAAATTCACCGCATGTAACATCATGCCTGGCAGAGAGTATCAGTTCCGTGTCTATGCCAAGAATGACATGGGTTCTTCTTCACCCTCGGAATCACCAAAATGGGAAATCACTGGCAAACGAG aaAAGTTTGTGGTGAAGATGCCAGAGCCCAAGACCTGCAACCTAGAGCGTCCTCCAAAATTCCTTGTACCATTGAAAATGCACAATGCTCCACAAGGTTATGAGTGCTATATGACCTGTGCTGTGAGAGGGGAACCAACACCCCATGTCACTTGGTACCGTGATAATATCAGCCTTAACACCAACACCAACTACCTAATCTCTAACACCTGTGGTGTTTGCTCTATGCTTATACTgacggttggaaccaaagacaCTGG